Proteins from a single region of Pseudarthrobacter sp. NIBRBAC000502772:
- a CDS encoding serine hydrolase, with protein sequence MQAAAHGFSSFGLAVAVAAAALVASLAGCTGAPDPPDQQSPTVQSTTAASATARAPRAFVGVLEKYSAEMRAGGATAVIIQLKSRLGEWSSAEGVRSLETQEPVQLTDQTHIGDITTTMVAVSVMKLVEEGKVQLDDPIQKYLPDFENVIKPPGPITIRSLLSHRSGMPDYWVSPIHMGDGPFTHEQRVSFVAGMPWTGGSGSLYSYSATNYSALALLVEKLRGKDIGAVIHDDNVVPLALQDTLMTGEEPGPQRMLHGYTRTETGELEDKALVPFHNGSPDTGMISTVPELNTYFAALQKGTLLTLQSVQEMHHPKYETFGLGLVRQYDECSNNDYFGHVGVVRGYAALALISADGSRQVAMAVAREPVPDPVGFEDWRSLEMAEAAVNALNLAC encoded by the coding sequence ATGCAGGCAGCCGCTCATGGTTTCAGCTCCTTCGGCCTTGCGGTCGCCGTGGCAGCGGCCGCGCTGGTGGCCTCGCTCGCAGGCTGCACCGGCGCCCCGGATCCGCCAGATCAGCAGTCCCCGACTGTTCAATCCACGACGGCGGCGTCCGCCACTGCCCGGGCGCCGCGGGCTTTTGTGGGAGTGCTGGAAAAGTACAGCGCGGAAATGCGTGCAGGGGGAGCGACGGCCGTCATCATCCAGCTGAAGTCAAGGCTGGGCGAATGGTCCTCGGCCGAAGGCGTCCGCAGCCTTGAAACCCAGGAACCCGTGCAGTTGACGGACCAGACCCATATCGGCGACATCACCACCACCATGGTGGCGGTGTCCGTCATGAAGCTGGTGGAGGAAGGAAAAGTCCAGCTGGATGACCCTATCCAGAAGTACCTGCCGGACTTCGAGAACGTCATCAAGCCGCCTGGACCCATCACCATACGCAGCCTCCTCAGCCACCGGTCCGGGATGCCCGACTATTGGGTATCGCCCATTCACATGGGTGACGGGCCCTTCACCCATGAACAACGTGTGTCGTTCGTTGCGGGCATGCCCTGGACCGGCGGATCGGGCAGCCTGTACAGCTACTCCGCCACGAATTATTCGGCGTTAGCCCTCCTCGTCGAGAAGCTGCGGGGCAAGGACATCGGAGCGGTCATTCACGACGACAACGTGGTGCCCTTGGCGCTGCAGGACACCCTGATGACGGGGGAGGAGCCGGGCCCGCAGCGGATGCTCCACGGCTACACGCGGACGGAAACCGGCGAGCTGGAGGACAAGGCCCTAGTTCCGTTCCACAACGGTTCCCCCGACACCGGGATGATTTCCACCGTCCCGGAACTCAACACCTATTTCGCCGCCCTGCAGAAAGGGACCCTGCTGACGCTCCAAAGCGTGCAGGAGATGCATCATCCGAAGTACGAAACGTTCGGGCTTGGCCTTGTGAGGCAGTACGACGAGTGCTCCAACAACGACTATTTCGGCCATGTCGGTGTGGTGCGGGGATACGCGGCACTCGCGCTGATCAGCGCAGACGGGTCCCGGCAGGTGGCCATGGCGGTGGCCCGTGAACCCGTCCCGGACCCGGTTGGTTTCGAAGACTGGCGGTCGCTCGAGATGGCCGAAGCAGCCGTGAACGCGCTCAACCTTGCCTGTTAG
- a CDS encoding acylphosphatase, translated as MSFSWRRDDSGRDNPGRDNLRRDNGDIRLSARVFGVVQGVGFRFWTMGKADELALKGVVRNLDDGSVSIVAEGPEQQIQKLLDWLRSEKAPGRVERVEESISAADGSFRDFRAR; from the coding sequence ATGAGTTTTTCCTGGCGCCGCGATGACTCCGGCCGGGACAACCCTGGCCGGGATAATCTGCGCCGGGATAACGGCGATATCCGGCTCTCTGCCCGCGTCTTTGGCGTGGTGCAGGGGGTCGGATTCCGTTTCTGGACGATGGGCAAGGCCGACGAACTGGCCCTCAAGGGTGTGGTGAGGAATCTCGACGACGGCTCGGTGTCCATCGTGGCTGAGGGGCCTGAGCAGCAGATCCAAAAGCTCCTGGACTGGCTGAGGTCGGAGAAAGCCCCCGGCCGGGTGGAACGCGTGGAGGAGTCCATCTCCGCGGCCGATGGATCGTTCCGCGATTTCAGGGCCCGCTGA
- a CDS encoding bifunctional RecB family nuclease/DEAD/DEAH box helicase, whose translation MFSASDLVAASECEYRTLRVLDEKLGRTPKAQFPDDEMQRRAGALGDKHEAKVLAGLIAQYGAWDASRGAGVYSIKRGENTRGELLAKHAETELALRAGADVVFQATFFDGEFLGYADFIVNEAAGTGNPGRYEVWDTKLARHAKVGALLQLAAYGDQLIGMGLDPSPRVTLVLGAVVDGDYVRSHHSLPDLLPVFRERRDRFRTLTTAHREAGSAVQWQQPGVAFCGRCNYCAEQVQSHRDLLMVGGMTTLRRKKLIADHITTIDALADLPLSKATGSVARLRDQARMQLGRDVPDGSRTFAKDGEEHTVTFKVLPENALAEIPKPSPGDIFFDFEGDPLWQDPATGKWGLEYLFGVIEAPVFDGDAADAHAADKPVFRPFWAHSRNEERQAFLDFLAYVEERRAKYPDMHVYHYAAYEKSALRNLSVTHLAGEDIVDNWLRDGLLVDLYATARHSLRISEPSYSIKKLEPLYMGDNLRSGDVKDAGASVVAYAGYCAARDDGDAATAAHILASISDYNEYDCLSTLRLRDWLLGLRGTSASRAPSTGTADDGGRPAPSAAAAPPPIPEPEPTPEERRLQAYLAGLPDNRPWTNDERAIAMVAAATGYHRRERKQFWWEHFDRAESEIDHWSEHRNVFVVDTAEILTDWELAKPTARMRTRTLRLTGVMSEGSEFKPGSTWCRLYDSPVPDGLDDPLGTTTGRGFTFGTLVTAVEDHPRVAGQTMITIEERETGKVPAYPHIPVALTEDQPIRTASIEAALAELAQRVGASVPVLPEHPGVDILRKLPPRFQSMPGPAAVGKDVAGAADYATAITATLLDLDHSYLAVQGPPGTGKTYVGSHVIARLVEQGWKIGVVGQSHAVVENMLCTAIETAGVDPARVAKKLAAPHPVLWHRTSDDDVAALLASPGGCLVGGTAWTMTGRSVPAGSLDLLVIDEAGQFSLANTVAVARAAKRLLLLGDPQQLPQVTQGSHPEPVDESALGWLAAGHATLPGELGYFLADSWRMHPDLCRAVSVLSYDGKLEAAPAASLRSLAELPAGVETVFVDHSGNTKSSAEEAAEVVRQAQRHIGLKWLPGDDKPARPLTPEDILAVAAYNAQVQLIRQALHDAGLPGVRVGTVDKFQGQEAPVVLVSMACSAVAEAPRGAEFLLNRNRINVAVSRGQWRAVIIRSPELTNYMPAKPAGLEELGAFIGLSAGIHSVLTHSRATPQAAPKKTSPTSA comes from the coding sequence GTGTTTTCCGCCAGCGACCTGGTGGCCGCCAGCGAATGTGAGTACCGCACGCTCCGCGTCCTGGACGAGAAACTGGGCCGGACCCCCAAGGCGCAGTTTCCCGACGACGAAATGCAGCGCCGTGCCGGGGCGCTCGGTGACAAGCACGAGGCCAAGGTCCTGGCCGGCCTGATCGCGCAGTACGGCGCTTGGGACGCCAGCCGCGGGGCCGGGGTGTACTCGATCAAGCGCGGGGAAAACACGCGCGGCGAGCTGCTGGCCAAGCACGCCGAAACGGAACTGGCGCTCCGAGCCGGAGCCGACGTCGTTTTCCAGGCAACCTTCTTCGACGGCGAGTTCCTGGGCTACGCCGACTTCATCGTCAACGAGGCCGCCGGCACCGGAAACCCGGGGCGCTATGAGGTCTGGGACACCAAGCTGGCACGGCACGCCAAGGTTGGCGCTCTCCTGCAGCTCGCCGCCTACGGCGACCAGCTCATCGGCATGGGCCTGGACCCGTCGCCCCGGGTCACGCTGGTGCTGGGCGCCGTGGTGGACGGCGATTACGTCCGCAGCCACCACTCCCTGCCGGACCTCCTGCCGGTCTTCCGCGAGCGCCGCGACCGCTTCCGCACCCTGACCACCGCCCACCGGGAGGCCGGTTCTGCGGTGCAGTGGCAACAGCCCGGCGTCGCGTTCTGCGGGCGGTGCAACTACTGCGCCGAGCAGGTCCAGTCCCACCGGGACCTCCTGATGGTGGGCGGCATGACCACTCTCCGGCGGAAGAAACTCATCGCCGATCACATCACCACCATCGACGCTCTGGCGGATCTCCCGCTCAGCAAGGCCACCGGCTCGGTGGCCCGGCTCCGCGACCAGGCCAGGATGCAGCTGGGCCGGGACGTTCCGGACGGTTCCCGCACCTTCGCCAAGGACGGCGAGGAGCACACCGTCACGTTCAAGGTGCTGCCGGAGAACGCCCTGGCAGAGATTCCGAAACCCAGTCCCGGCGACATCTTCTTCGACTTCGAGGGCGATCCCCTCTGGCAGGACCCCGCCACCGGCAAGTGGGGGCTGGAGTACCTGTTCGGCGTCATCGAGGCGCCTGTGTTTGACGGTGACGCTGCTGACGCCCACGCCGCCGACAAGCCCGTGTTCCGGCCCTTCTGGGCGCATTCGCGCAACGAGGAGCGGCAGGCCTTCCTGGACTTCCTCGCCTACGTCGAAGAGCGCCGCGCCAAGTATCCGGACATGCACGTCTACCACTACGCCGCCTACGAGAAATCGGCGCTGCGGAACCTGTCCGTCACGCACCTCGCCGGCGAGGACATCGTGGACAACTGGCTCCGCGACGGCCTTCTGGTGGACCTCTACGCCACCGCCCGGCATTCGCTGCGGATCTCCGAGCCGTCCTACTCCATCAAGAAGCTCGAGCCCCTGTACATGGGAGACAACCTCCGCTCCGGGGACGTGAAGGACGCCGGAGCCTCGGTAGTGGCATATGCCGGTTACTGCGCCGCCCGGGACGACGGCGACGCCGCCACGGCCGCCCACATCCTGGCCTCCATCTCCGACTACAACGAGTACGACTGCCTCTCCACCCTCCGCCTCCGCGACTGGCTGCTTGGCCTGCGCGGGACGTCTGCCTCACGCGCGCCGTCAACCGGAACAGCCGACGACGGCGGGCGGCCGGCGCCGTCCGCAGCTGCTGCCCCGCCACCAATTCCGGAACCCGAACCAACACCGGAGGAGCGCCGCCTGCAGGCCTACCTGGCCGGCCTCCCGGACAACCGGCCGTGGACCAACGACGAACGGGCCATCGCCATGGTGGCCGCCGCCACCGGATACCACCGCCGCGAGCGCAAGCAGTTCTGGTGGGAACACTTCGACCGCGCCGAGTCCGAGATCGACCACTGGTCCGAGCACCGCAACGTGTTTGTGGTGGATACCGCGGAAATACTGACCGACTGGGAGCTCGCAAAGCCCACGGCCCGGATGCGCACCCGCACGCTGAGGCTGACCGGAGTCATGAGCGAAGGGTCGGAGTTCAAACCCGGGAGCACCTGGTGCCGGCTCTACGACTCCCCGGTCCCTGATGGCCTGGACGATCCGCTGGGAACCACCACGGGCCGCGGCTTCACCTTTGGCACGCTGGTGACCGCTGTGGAGGACCACCCGCGGGTGGCCGGCCAGACCATGATCACCATCGAAGAACGGGAAACCGGAAAGGTCCCCGCCTACCCGCACATTCCGGTGGCGCTCACCGAGGACCAGCCCATCCGCACCGCCAGCATCGAAGCCGCGCTGGCCGAGCTGGCCCAGAGGGTCGGCGCCTCGGTCCCCGTCCTTCCGGAACACCCCGGGGTCGACATCCTGCGCAAGCTGCCGCCGCGCTTCCAGTCGATGCCGGGTCCCGCCGCCGTCGGCAAGGACGTCGCTGGCGCAGCCGACTACGCCACGGCGATCACCGCCACGCTGCTGGACCTCGATCATTCGTACCTTGCCGTGCAGGGCCCTCCCGGGACCGGCAAGACCTACGTCGGCTCGCATGTCATCGCCCGGCTGGTGGAGCAGGGCTGGAAAATCGGGGTGGTGGGGCAGTCCCACGCAGTGGTGGAGAACATGCTGTGCACCGCGATCGAAACCGCCGGTGTGGATCCGGCGCGGGTGGCGAAGAAGCTGGCCGCCCCGCACCCCGTGCTGTGGCACCGCACCTCAGACGACGACGTCGCCGCGCTGCTCGCCTCCCCCGGCGGCTGCCTGGTGGGCGGCACCGCCTGGACCATGACGGGCAGGTCCGTCCCCGCCGGATCCTTGGACCTGTTGGTCATTGACGAGGCGGGCCAGTTCTCGCTTGCCAACACCGTGGCCGTGGCCCGCGCCGCCAAGCGGCTCCTGCTCCTCGGTGACCCGCAGCAGCTGCCGCAGGTCACACAGGGCTCGCACCCGGAGCCCGTGGACGAGTCTGCCCTGGGCTGGCTCGCTGCCGGGCACGCCACCCTCCCCGGCGAACTGGGCTACTTCCTGGCGGACAGTTGGCGCATGCACCCCGACCTGTGCCGGGCCGTGTCCGTCCTCAGCTACGACGGAAAACTCGAGGCTGCGCCTGCGGCATCCCTCCGCAGCCTCGCGGAACTGCCGGCCGGGGTGGAAACAGTCTTTGTGGACCACAGCGGGAACACGAAGTCCTCCGCCGAGGAAGCTGCCGAGGTGGTCCGTCAGGCCCAGCGGCACATCGGGCTGAAATGGCTTCCCGGCGACGACAAGCCGGCCAGGCCGCTGACCCCGGAAGACATCCTGGCGGTGGCCGCCTACAACGCCCAGGTCCAGCTGATCCGGCAGGCCCTGCACGACGCCGGGCTGCCGGGTGTCCGGGTGGGCACGGTGGACAAGTTCCAGGGCCAGGAGGCGCCGGTGGTCCTGGTGTCCATGGCCTGCTCCGCGGTTGCCGAGGCTCCGCGCGGGGCCGAATTCCTGCTGAACCGGAACCGGATCAACGTGGCCGTGTCGCGGGGCCAGTGGCGGGCCGTGATCATCCGCTCCCCCGAGCTCACGAATTACATGCCGGCCAAACCGGCCGGCCTCGAGGAACTTGGCGCTTTTATCGGCCTAAGCGCGGGTATCCACAGTGTGCTTACTCACAGCCGCGCAACACCCCAGGCGGCGCCGAAGAAAACGTCACCAACCTCCGCATAG
- a CDS encoding DUF6457 domain-containing protein — MTVDENEAQVLDQWTQRLAQALQILDLEVDQELLLDLARKSAGSVIHAAAPVTTFLVGYAAGLAAGNGSAGSKEKSTAAVTQAADVAFRLCEDGHDGGPAAGAGRTPVSSGFRHAQPPATGSSRTITSFDAGVWLPSATLSSGTSTLASG; from the coding sequence ATGACTGTTGACGAGAACGAAGCCCAGGTCCTGGACCAGTGGACCCAGCGACTGGCCCAGGCACTGCAGATCCTGGACCTGGAGGTGGATCAGGAACTCCTCCTTGACCTGGCCAGGAAGTCTGCCGGCTCGGTGATCCATGCGGCTGCACCGGTCACCACGTTCCTGGTGGGTTACGCCGCAGGGCTCGCCGCCGGCAACGGCAGCGCCGGATCCAAGGAAAAGTCGACGGCGGCAGTCACCCAGGCGGCCGACGTCGCCTTCCGGCTGTGCGAGGACGGGCACGACGGCGGCCCGGCGGCTGGGGCTGGGCGGACACCGGTCAGTAGCGGGTTTCGACATGCTCAACCACCGGCTACGGGCTCCAGCCGGACGATCACTTCCTTCGACGCCGGCGTCTGGCTGCCCTCGGCCACGCTGTCCAGCGGCACCAGCACGTTGGCCTCAGGGTAG
- a CDS encoding YceI family protein: protein MTLPSGLTSGVWTLDMSHSEIGFTVRHAGISKVRGRFTDASAEARVGSSLADASLHATVKTASFDSGDANRDGHVKGADFFDVEEYPEMTFRATAVEGDGEDYTLTGDLTIRGITKPVELEVEFTGVAVDPFGATRAGFSAECEISRKEFGLTWNAALEAGGLLVSDKVKINVEAALVKQS from the coding sequence GTGACCCTACCTTCAGGCCTTACCTCGGGCGTCTGGACGCTGGACATGTCGCACAGCGAGATCGGCTTCACTGTCCGGCACGCGGGCATCAGCAAGGTCCGCGGACGTTTCACGGACGCCTCGGCCGAAGCCCGCGTTGGCTCATCCCTCGCCGACGCTTCGCTTCACGCCACGGTCAAAACGGCCAGCTTCGATTCCGGCGACGCCAACCGCGACGGGCACGTCAAGGGCGCGGACTTCTTCGATGTGGAGGAGTACCCCGAGATGACGTTCCGGGCCACCGCGGTGGAGGGCGACGGCGAGGATTACACGCTCACGGGCGATCTCACCATCCGCGGAATCACCAAGCCGGTGGAGCTGGAGGTCGAGTTCACCGGGGTAGCTGTGGACCCCTTTGGTGCCACCCGCGCAGGATTCTCCGCGGAGTGCGAGATCAGCCGCAAGGAGTTCGGCCTGACCTGGAACGCCGCACTGGAAGCCGGCGGCCTGCTGGTCAGCGACAAGGTGAAGATCAACGTCGAAGCTGCGCTGGTTAAGCAGTCCTGA
- a CDS encoding TerC family protein, which yields MDVPPFVWTLTIAGIVGLLAFDFFFHVRKAHTPSLKESAIWSSIYVGIALLFGLGVLWFGGTTMGTEYFAGYITEKALSVDNLFVFLIIMASFKVPRADQQKVLLFGIVFSLIARTAFIFLGAALINTFAWVFYLFGLILLITAGNLLKPDGHDEDAEGLVVRLAKKYLPASAHYDGDKLFTQENGKRVLTPMLLVMLAIGGTDILFALDSIPAIFGLTQNVFIVFTATAFSLMGLRQLFFLIDGLLDRLIFLAYGLAAILGFIGVKLILHALHENTLPFINDGGHVNVIEVSTGVSLTVILGVLAVTVLASIFSPKGKAKNAVSGARRHATEYLDLNYETDIAERDLIFARMVREEDQIRKLPEKYKRLIRNETEFMDLLRKARAEHDQAQVRAAQE from the coding sequence ATGGACGTCCCTCCCTTTGTCTGGACCTTGACCATCGCAGGAATCGTGGGCCTGCTGGCCTTCGATTTCTTCTTCCATGTCCGGAAAGCCCACACGCCCTCATTGAAGGAATCGGCCATCTGGTCCTCCATCTACGTGGGGATCGCCCTCCTCTTTGGCCTGGGCGTACTGTGGTTCGGCGGCACCACCATGGGCACCGAGTACTTCGCCGGGTACATCACGGAGAAGGCCCTGTCCGTGGACAACCTCTTTGTGTTCCTGATCATCATGGCCAGCTTCAAGGTCCCCCGCGCGGACCAGCAGAAGGTGCTGCTCTTCGGCATCGTATTTTCGCTGATCGCCCGGACGGCGTTCATTTTCCTTGGCGCCGCTTTGATCAACACCTTCGCCTGGGTGTTCTACCTCTTTGGACTCATCCTGCTGATCACCGCGGGGAACCTGCTCAAGCCCGACGGCCACGACGAAGACGCCGAAGGCCTGGTGGTCAGGCTCGCCAAGAAGTACCTCCCGGCGTCGGCCCATTACGATGGCGACAAACTCTTCACCCAGGAGAACGGCAAACGCGTCCTCACCCCGATGCTCCTGGTGATGTTGGCCATTGGCGGCACCGACATCCTGTTTGCACTGGACTCCATCCCCGCCATCTTCGGCCTCACGCAGAACGTCTTCATCGTCTTCACGGCCACCGCGTTCTCGCTCATGGGCCTGCGCCAGCTCTTCTTCCTGATCGACGGACTGCTGGACCGGCTAATCTTCCTTGCCTACGGTCTCGCCGCCATCCTCGGCTTCATCGGCGTCAAGCTCATCCTGCATGCCCTGCACGAGAACACGCTGCCGTTCATCAACGACGGCGGGCACGTCAACGTCATCGAAGTCAGCACCGGCGTTTCCCTGACCGTGATCCTGGGCGTCCTGGCGGTCACCGTCCTGGCCTCGATCTTCAGCCCCAAAGGCAAGGCCAAGAACGCTGTGTCCGGAGCAAGGCGGCACGCCACCGAATACCTGGACCTCAACTACGAGACGGACATCGCCGAGCGCGACCTGATCTTCGCCAGGATGGTCCGCGAGGAAGACCAAATCCGCAAGCTTCCGGAGAAGTACAAACGGCTCATCCGCAACGAAACCGAATTTATGGACCTCCTCCGCAAAGCCCGCGCCGAGCACGACCAGGCCCAGGTCCGGGCAGCCCAGGAGTAG
- a CDS encoding glycosidase — MAKSIADNTDLRLKTVLHVLTEGVWSGGSLNAGEVLAEATARVPFSDHEATLLSGGIPRGHKTLTSATAKLVKAGWLVKGRSGWTITDDGMRATVAFPDADSFATALDAGTPVPADVAIPPAPAPAAAAAPAAKAAPAKKAPAKRTPAKKAADAVGKAAKAIEDAVEPVVKAVRSRKAAPTAAAKAATKAAPKAKAEAPAVETFPQPGAVAVAGDFNTILGAPENWAPQYDEAQLTLDALDQLWKISADLPAGSYTFKIALNRSWDENYGAFGTFDGPNHELHHDGGTVTIRYDHRTRDITIN; from the coding sequence ATGGCCAAGTCCATCGCAGATAACACCGACCTCCGGCTCAAGACCGTGCTGCACGTCCTGACGGAAGGCGTCTGGTCCGGCGGATCACTCAATGCCGGCGAGGTTCTGGCGGAAGCCACCGCGCGCGTGCCGTTCAGTGATCACGAGGCCACGCTGCTCAGCGGCGGCATTCCGCGTGGACACAAGACGCTCACGTCCGCCACGGCCAAGCTGGTCAAGGCCGGCTGGCTGGTCAAGGGCCGTTCCGGCTGGACCATCACCGATGACGGCATGCGCGCCACGGTAGCGTTCCCCGATGCGGATTCCTTCGCCACAGCGCTCGACGCCGGCACTCCGGTTCCTGCCGACGTCGCCATTCCGCCGGCGCCGGCACCCGCAGCGGCAGCGGCACCGGCAGCCAAGGCGGCTCCCGCCAAGAAGGCCCCGGCAAAGCGGACTCCCGCGAAGAAGGCCGCCGACGCCGTCGGGAAGGCCGCGAAGGCAATCGAGGACGCCGTGGAGCCCGTGGTCAAGGCGGTCCGCTCGCGCAAGGCAGCGCCCACGGCAGCGGCTAAGGCTGCCACCAAGGCTGCGCCCAAGGCAAAGGCCGAAGCGCCCGCTGTGGAGACTTTCCCGCAGCCCGGGGCCGTGGCGGTTGCCGGCGACTTCAACACCATCCTGGGCGCGCCGGAAAACTGGGCCCCGCAGTACGACGAGGCCCAGCTGACGCTCGATGCCCTGGACCAGCTGTGGAAGATCAGCGCCGACCTGCCCGCCGGCTCGTACACGTTCAAGATCGCCCTGAACCGCTCGTGGGATGAGAACTACGGCGCGTTCGGCACGTTTGATGGCCCCAACCACGAACTGCACCACGACGGCGGCACGGTCACCATCCGCTACGACCACCGCACGCGGGACATCACCATCAACTGA
- a CDS encoding FdhF/YdeP family oxidoreductase → MARKNPHVEEANEADIEVSGHPKTWAAGVPGVYHSLEPAVQHMGLVRTGKTLLALNQKDGFDCMSCAWPDPGHRKTFEFCENGAKAVTWEATPVVIGSEFWAENPVSDLRQRSEYWLGMQGRLTEPVHKPAGEDHYRPVSWEQAFTIVSDKLKGLPSPDQAAFYTSGRTSNEAAFLYQLFVRAYGTNNLPDCSNMCHESSGWAMGQTIGIGKATISYDDFAKADLIIVMGQNPGTNHPRMLTALEEAKEAGANIVAVNPLPEAGLMRYKNPQKVKGIIGRGTEIADQFLQVRIGGDMALLQAVSKRVLDAEAANPGTVLDHPFLAEHCEGLEELREHLSQLDEAAVLAATGLRTEDIDELADRYLRAEKVIITWAMGITQHKKGVATIKEIINLLLLRGNIGKPGAGASPIRGHSNVQGDRTMGIWEQMPPAFLDALGKEFSFEPPREHGVDAVETIRQMRDGGIKVFVAMGGNFVGAISDTHAAFAAMENTELSVQISTKLNRSHTVTGAEALILPTMGRTEIDMQESGPQFVSVEDTVCAVHASHGTVEPVAPGLLSEVAIVSRLAQKVVGDSVQADWAGFEKNYDLIRDHISHVVSGCEDYNGKIRQDGGFVLPNGPRDSRTFTTPTGKAMLTVNELEHMERPAGTLILQSMRSHDQFNTTIYGNNDRYRGIKKGREVVFVSPGDLAELGLGDGQHVDIHGVYQDNVERVLRNFRVVSYPTAAGCAAAYYPEANVLVPLDSVAEGSQTPASKEVIVRLEPVAGG, encoded by the coding sequence GTGGCACGCAAGAACCCGCACGTGGAAGAGGCCAACGAGGCTGACATCGAGGTCAGCGGCCACCCCAAGACGTGGGCCGCCGGAGTCCCGGGCGTCTACCACTCGTTGGAGCCGGCCGTGCAGCACATGGGCCTGGTCAGGACCGGGAAAACCCTGCTCGCCCTGAACCAGAAGGACGGTTTCGACTGTATGAGCTGCGCGTGGCCGGACCCGGGGCACCGCAAGACGTTCGAGTTCTGCGAAAACGGCGCCAAGGCTGTCACCTGGGAGGCCACTCCGGTGGTGATCGGTTCCGAATTCTGGGCCGAGAACCCGGTCAGTGACCTGCGGCAGCGGTCCGAGTACTGGCTGGGGATGCAGGGGCGCCTCACCGAGCCTGTCCACAAGCCGGCGGGGGAGGACCACTACCGGCCGGTCAGCTGGGAGCAGGCGTTCACCATCGTCTCCGACAAGCTCAAGGGGCTGCCGAGCCCGGACCAGGCCGCCTTCTACACCAGCGGCCGAACCTCCAACGAGGCCGCGTTCCTCTACCAGCTGTTTGTCCGGGCCTACGGGACCAACAACCTGCCGGACTGCTCCAACATGTGCCACGAGTCCTCTGGCTGGGCCATGGGCCAGACCATCGGCATCGGCAAGGCCACCATCTCCTACGATGACTTCGCCAAGGCGGACCTGATCATCGTGATGGGCCAGAACCCGGGCACCAACCACCCTCGGATGCTGACCGCGCTGGAGGAAGCCAAGGAGGCGGGAGCCAACATTGTGGCCGTGAATCCGCTGCCGGAAGCGGGCCTGATGCGCTACAAGAACCCGCAGAAGGTCAAGGGGATCATTGGCCGCGGCACGGAGATCGCCGACCAGTTCCTGCAGGTCCGCATCGGCGGGGATATGGCCCTGCTCCAGGCCGTCTCCAAGCGGGTCCTGGACGCCGAAGCTGCGAATCCGGGCACGGTGCTGGACCACCCGTTCCTCGCCGAACACTGCGAAGGTCTGGAGGAGCTTCGCGAGCACCTTTCCCAGCTGGACGAAGCTGCCGTGCTGGCGGCCACCGGCCTGCGGACCGAGGATATCGACGAGCTCGCGGACCGCTATCTCAGGGCGGAGAAGGTGATCATCACCTGGGCCATGGGCATCACCCAGCACAAGAAGGGCGTGGCCACCATCAAGGAGATCATCAACCTCCTGCTGCTCCGGGGCAACATCGGCAAGCCCGGCGCGGGAGCCTCTCCCATCCGCGGTCACAGCAACGTCCAGGGCGACCGCACCATGGGCATCTGGGAGCAGATGCCGCCGGCATTCCTGGACGCCCTCGGCAAGGAATTCAGCTTCGAACCGCCGCGCGAACACGGCGTCGACGCCGTCGAAACCATCAGGCAAATGCGCGACGGCGGCATCAAGGTTTTCGTGGCCATGGGCGGTAACTTCGTGGGAGCCATTTCGGACACCCACGCGGCGTTTGCGGCCATGGAGAACACCGAGCTCTCGGTCCAGATTTCCACCAAACTCAACCGCTCGCACACGGTCACCGGCGCCGAGGCGCTGATCCTGCCCACGATGGGCCGCACGGAGATTGACATGCAGGAATCGGGTCCGCAGTTTGTGTCCGTGGAGGACACGGTCTGCGCCGTGCATGCCTCACACGGGACGGTGGAGCCGGTGGCGCCGGGCCTGCTGTCCGAAGTGGCAATCGTCAGCAGGCTGGCCCAAAAAGTGGTGGGTGACTCCGTGCAGGCGGACTGGGCCGGGTTCGAGAAGAACTACGACCTCATCCGGGACCACATCTCGCACGTGGTCAGCGGCTGCGAGGACTACAACGGGAAGATCCGGCAGGACGGCGGTTTTGTGCTCCCGAACGGGCCACGGGATTCGCGGACGTTCACCACCCCGACGGGCAAGGCCATGCTCACCGTCAACGAGCTCGAACATATGGAGCGGCCGGCCGGAACACTGATCCTGCAGAGCATGCGCTCGCACGACCAGTTCAACACCACCATCTACGGCAACAACGACCGCTACCGGGGCATCAAGAAGGGCCGCGAAGTGGTGTTCGTCAGCCCCGGGGACCTCGCCGAACTGGGACTCGGCGACGGGCAGCACGTGGATATCCACGGCGTGTACCAGGACAACGTGGAGCGGGTGCTGCGGAACTTCCGGGTGGTCTCCTACCCCACGGCGGCCGGCTGCGCGGCAGCCTACTACCCTGAGGCCAACGTGCTGGTGCCGCTGGACAGCGTGGCCGAGGGCAGCCAGACGCCGGCGTCGAAGGAAGTGATCGTCCGGCTGGAGCCCGTAGCCGGTGGTTGA